Proteins encoded within one genomic window of Ctenopharyngodon idella isolate HZGC_01 chromosome 6, HZGC01, whole genome shotgun sequence:
- the zgc:158846 gene encoding keratin, type II cytoskeletal 8 produces the protein MLNTKKTVRSFSSHSSVGVSRNRRTPLTRSGMVSREGWGSSPDVCPPITAVKVNESLLAPLNLEIDPNIQAIKTQEKEQIKTLNNRFASFIDKVRFLEQQNKMLETKWSLLQEQTSRQSSIDIMFETYIANLRRQLDGLGNEKLRLDSGLRDMSSLVEDFKSKYEDEINKRNDSDNEFVLLKKDADDAYLSKVELESKLDGLTDEINFLWQIYEAELRELQTQIKDTSVVIEMDNSRNLDMDAIVAEVRAQYEDIANRTRAEAESWYQQKYEEMQLTATKHGDNLKSTKAEIAEYNRRIARIHSDMELIKGQHSNHEVQIKEAEERGELAVKDAKLRLQELEAALLRAKQDMARQVREYQSLMNIKLALDIEIATYRKLLEGEESRLYSSFQTFSISKPTSLNYDLESSHLSSQSAGKDVHNTGLVKKDVMIAKGDSASSITSSIATITKSTKTTIITSETGNKLAATEGSVQVMDKSAGKLEEDVFE, from the exons ATGCTGAACACGAAGAAAACCGTGAGGTCATTCAGCAGTCACTCCTCAGTAGGTGTGAGCAGGAACAGGAGGACACCCCTCACCCGTTCAGGGATGGTTTCGAGGGAAGGTTGGGGCTCCAGTCCAGATGTCTGCCCTCCAATTACAGCTGTAAAGGTCAATGAAAGTCTTCTGGCACCTCTGAACCTAGAGATTGACCCGAACATCCAGGCCATTAAGACTCAGGAGAAAGAGCAAATCAAGACGCTCAACAACCGCTTTGCTTCGTTCATTGACAAA GTGCGCTTCCTAGAACAGCAGAACAAGATGCTGGAGACAAAATGGAGTCTCTTGCAGGAACAGACCAGCCGCCAATCCAGCATTGATATTATGTTTGAGACCTACATTGCTAACCTACGCAGACAGCTGGATGGTTTAGGGAACGAGAAGCTGCGTCTGGATTCTGGCCTGCGGGACATGAGCAGCCTGGTAGAAGACTTCAAAAGCAA GTATGAAGATGAAATCAACAAACGGAATGATTCTGACAATgaatttgtgctgcttaaaaag GACGCCGATGATGCATACCTGAGTAAAGTGGAGCTGGAAAGTAAACTAGATGGCCTAACAGATGAGATCAACTTCCTTTGGCAGATTTACGAGGCG GAATTGCGTGAGCTCCAGACTCAGATCAAGGACACGTCAGTTGTTATAGAGATGGACAACAGCAGAAATCTGGACATGGACGCCATTGTGGCTGAAGTTCGTGCTCAGTATGAGGACATTGCCAACCGCACCCGTGCTGAAGCAGAGAGCTGGTACCAACAGAAG TATGAAGAAATGCAGTTGACAGCAACCAAACATGGGGATAACCTGAAAAGCACAAAGGCTGAAATCGCAGAGTACAACCGAAGAATTGCACGTATACACTCTGACATGGAACTTATTAAGGGACAG CATTCAAACCATGAGGTGCAGATCAAAGAGGCAGAAGAACGTGGTGAACTAGCTGTGAAAGATGCAAAACTCCGTCTGCAGGAGCTGGAAGCAGCTCTTCTGAGAGCTAAACAAGACATGGCTCGACAAGTGCGCGAATACCAATCGTTGATGAACATCAAACTGGCTCTGGACATTGAGATCGCCACCTATCGGAAACTCCTGGAAGGAGAAGAGAGCAG ATTATATAGTTCATTCCAGACTTTCTCCATCTCTAAACCAACCT cGTTGAACTATGACCTTGAAAGCAGCCACCTCTCCTCCCAAAGTGCTGGGAAAGACGTTCATAACACAGGCCTGGTTAAGAAGGACGTCATGATTGCTAAGGGTGATAGCGCTAGCAGCATCACCAGCAGCATTGCCACCATTACCAAAAGCACAAAGACCACCATCATCACCAGTGAGACAGGGAACAAACTTGCAGCTACAGAGGGAAGTGTGCAAGTGATGGATAAATCTGCAGGCAAACTAGAGGAGGatgtttttgaatga
- the krt18b gene encoding keratin, type I cytoskeletal 18b isoform X2 translates to MSFYVPQASHMSFTRSVPAHRAASTYGGAGGQGTRISSVSSMSLRSAPRSGGISSSTAYRVSSAGMGAGAGGSLRASAGSTGPLVGNEKGQMQNLNDRLAAYLDTVRRLEQENSKLELQIREALEKGGPEARDYSKYNAILDDLRRKVFDATVDNARLVLQIDNARLAVDDFRVKFENELAIRQSVEGDIAGLKKVIDDTNIGRLNVEGEIESLKEELLFLKKNHENEVGEMRNQIAQSGVQVDVDAPKGQDMSQVMEEMRANYEKQALKNAEELKMWHESQLSEVQVQVAQNTEALQGAQMEVNDLRRQIQTLEIELASQQSLKASLEDTLRNTELRSNAEMEKYNNIIMQFEAELGQLRSNITEQGHEYEALLNMKMKLEAEISTYKKLLDGGDFK, encoded by the exons ATGAGCTTCTACGTACCTCAGGCCTCTCACATGTCCTTCACCCGCTCTGTGCCCGCACACCGTGCTGCCAGTACGTACGGCGGGGCAGGTGGACAGGGCACCAGGATCTCGTCCGTCTCTTCCATGTCTCTACGTTCGGCCCCTAGAAGTGGTGGCATTTCCTCTTCCACAGCCTACAGGGTGAGCTCAGCTGGCATGGGCGCTGGTGCAGGGGGGTCCCTCAGGGCGAGTGCTGGCTCCACAGGGCCTCTCGTAGGCAATGAGAAAGGCCAGATGCAGAATTTAAATGACCGTTTGGCCGCTTACCTGGACACGGTGCGCCGGCTGGAGCAGGAGAACAGCAAACTGGAGTTGCAGATCAGAGAGGCCCTGGAGAAAGGTGGACCAGAAGCACGTGATTACAGCAAGTACAACGCCATCCTGGATGACCTGAGGAGAAAG gtGTTTGATGCCACTGTGGACAATGCTCGTCTTGTTCTGCAGATTGACAATGCTCGTCTGGCTGTGGATGACTTCAGAGTCAA GTTTGAGAATGAGCTGGCCATCAGGCAGTCTGTGGAAGGAGATATTGCAGGTCTGAAGAAGGTCATTGATGACACCAACATTGGACGCCTGAATGTGGAGGGTGAAATTGAGTCTTTGAAAGAAGAGCTTCTCTTCCTCAAGAAAAACcatgaaaat GAAGTTGGGGAGATGCGAAACCAGATCGCCCAGTCAGGTGTTCAGGTGGATGTTGATGCACCCAAGGGGCAGGATATGTCTCAAGTGATGGAAGAAATGAGGGCTAACTATGAAAAACAAGCTCTCAAAAATGCAGAAGAACTCAAAATGTGGCACGAATCTCAG TTGTCAGAAGTTCAGGTGCAGGTAGCTCAAAACACAGAGGCATTACAAGGTGCTCAGATGGAGGTTAATGACCTTCGGCGGCAGATTCAAACACTAGAAATAGAGCTCGCATCCCAACAAAGCCTG AAAGCGTCACTTGAGGATACCCTCCGGAACACAGAGCTACGTTCAAATGCAGAGATGGAGAAGTACAATAACATCATTATGCAGTTTGAAGCTGAGCTGGGACAGCTGAGGTCAAATATCACAGAGCAGGGTCATGAATATGAAGCTCTGCTTAATATGAAGATGAAACTGGAAGCAGAGATCAGCACTTACAAGAAACTTCTGGATGGGGGTGACTTCAAGTAA
- the krt18b gene encoding keratin, type I cytoskeletal 18b isoform X1 translates to MSFYVPQASHMSFTRSVPAHRAASTYGGAGGQGTRISSVSSMSLRSAPRSGGISSSTAYRVSSAGMGAGAGGSLRASAGSTGPLVGNEKGQMQNLNDRLAAYLDTVRRLEQENSKLELQIREALEKGGPEARDYSKYNAILDDLRRKVFDATVDNARLVLQIDNARLAVDDFRVKFENELAIRQSVEGDIAGLKKVIDDTNIGRLNVEGEIESLKEELLFLKKNHENEVGEMRNQIAQSGVQVDVDAPKGQDMSQVMEEMRANYEKQALKNAEELKMWHESQLSEVQVQVAQNTEALQGAQMEVNDLRRQIQTLEIELASQQSLKASLEDTLRNTELRSNAEMEKYNNIIMQFEAELGQLRSNITEQGHEYEALLNMKMKLEAEISTYKKLLDGGDFKLQDALDGQE, encoded by the exons ATGAGCTTCTACGTACCTCAGGCCTCTCACATGTCCTTCACCCGCTCTGTGCCCGCACACCGTGCTGCCAGTACGTACGGCGGGGCAGGTGGACAGGGCACCAGGATCTCGTCCGTCTCTTCCATGTCTCTACGTTCGGCCCCTAGAAGTGGTGGCATTTCCTCTTCCACAGCCTACAGGGTGAGCTCAGCTGGCATGGGCGCTGGTGCAGGGGGGTCCCTCAGGGCGAGTGCTGGCTCCACAGGGCCTCTCGTAGGCAATGAGAAAGGCCAGATGCAGAATTTAAATGACCGTTTGGCCGCTTACCTGGACACGGTGCGCCGGCTGGAGCAGGAGAACAGCAAACTGGAGTTGCAGATCAGAGAGGCCCTGGAGAAAGGTGGACCAGAAGCACGTGATTACAGCAAGTACAACGCCATCCTGGATGACCTGAGGAGAAAG gtGTTTGATGCCACTGTGGACAATGCTCGTCTTGTTCTGCAGATTGACAATGCTCGTCTGGCTGTGGATGACTTCAGAGTCAA GTTTGAGAATGAGCTGGCCATCAGGCAGTCTGTGGAAGGAGATATTGCAGGTCTGAAGAAGGTCATTGATGACACCAACATTGGACGCCTGAATGTGGAGGGTGAAATTGAGTCTTTGAAAGAAGAGCTTCTCTTCCTCAAGAAAAACcatgaaaat GAAGTTGGGGAGATGCGAAACCAGATCGCCCAGTCAGGTGTTCAGGTGGATGTTGATGCACCCAAGGGGCAGGATATGTCTCAAGTGATGGAAGAAATGAGGGCTAACTATGAAAAACAAGCTCTCAAAAATGCAGAAGAACTCAAAATGTGGCACGAATCTCAG TTGTCAGAAGTTCAGGTGCAGGTAGCTCAAAACACAGAGGCATTACAAGGTGCTCAGATGGAGGTTAATGACCTTCGGCGGCAGATTCAAACACTAGAAATAGAGCTCGCATCCCAACAAAGCCTG AAAGCGTCACTTGAGGATACCCTCCGGAACACAGAGCTACGTTCAAATGCAGAGATGGAGAAGTACAATAACATCATTATGCAGTTTGAAGCTGAGCTGGGACAGCTGAGGTCAAATATCACAGAGCAGGGTCATGAATATGAAGCTCTGCTTAATATGAAGATGAAACTGGAAGCAGAGATCAGCACTTACAAGAAACTTCTGGATGGGGGTGACTTCAA acTCCAGGATGCACTAGATGGCCAAGAGTGA